The nucleotide window ACTACTGCCAAAGTTCACGGATAATAGAGATACACGATAATTCAACAATTATTGAAAATTAATAACTCACATAATGTTTAGTAAAGAAGAATCTGCTCAATTAAGAAAAGAATTTTGGACTAGCTTTGGAAAATCTTTTCCAAGAAAATGGTTGTTATACAACACTAAAATAAAAGGATTTGCGTTTAAATTTCAAGCGGATAGAAAAAAAGCTTCTGTTTGCCTAGATTTTGAGCATCCTGAAGAAATAGCAAATGAGTTATTATATGATCAACTAATTTCATTAAAAAAAATACTTGAAACCGAGTACTTACCCGAAGTTATTTACAATG belongs to Tenacibaculum sp. MAR_2010_89 and includes:
- a CDS encoding DUF4268 domain-containing protein, which translates into the protein MFSKEESAQLRKEFWTSFGKSFPRKWLLYNTKIKGFAFKFQADRKKASVCLDFEHPEEIANELLYDQLISLKKILETEYLPEVIYNDNFELDNRKIIRRIYIPFEKKFSIHNKNTWRDCYEFFVDTMTEFELFFYEYEDFIKQAI